A stretch of Tripterygium wilfordii isolate XIE 37 chromosome 11, ASM1340144v1, whole genome shotgun sequence DNA encodes these proteins:
- the LOC120009266 gene encoding paired amphipathic helix protein Sin3-like 2 isoform X1: MKRMRDDVYAGSQFKRPFVSSRGESSYGQTQIPGGGGGIGGGTGGGGGDPSQKLTTNDALTYLKEVKDMFQDQREKYDMFLEVMKDFKAQRTDTTGVIARVKELFKGHNNLIFGFNTFLPRGYEITLDEDGAPPKKTVEFEEAISFVNKIKKRFQSDDHVYKSFLDILNMYRKEHKDISEVYIEVAALFEDHPDLLEEFRRFLPDSSATHMSHIPYVRSSIQRYNEPSFATPSLHHVHMDKLRRRDRISISHADRDLSVDRPEQDEDKAMLKVHKEQKKRAEKESRYRRNCDQNDREAENNRDLEHIADRKKSARKIEGYGPNSNFPSFDERDTSKNMYSQAFVFCEKVKERLHSLDDYQAFLRCLSIYSKGIIKRNDLLNLVTDLLGKYPDLMEEFNDFLERCENLDGFLAGVMCKKLLCTDGHASRSLRADEKDKEHKREPENAKEKDRGREKYMAKSVQELDLSNCERCTPSYRLLPVDYPIAMASQRSELGAQVLNDHWVSVTSGSEDYSFKHMRRNQYEESLFICEDDRFELDMLLESVSSTAKCAEELLNKMNGNYLILDSPIRMEDYFTALNLRCIERLYGDHGLDVMDILRKNPTLALPVILTRLKQKQDEWTRCRSDFNKVWADIYAKNHYKSLDHRSFYFKQQDSKYLNGKSLVTEIKELKEKLQKEDDVILAFAAGNKQHLVPHFEYEYSDVSIHEDLYKLVQYSCKEVCSTKEQLNKVMRFWTTFLEPMLGVPSRPFETASSVDVGQASNTATNVTASSTEEGDGSPAPDALTSSSIKPATHVDESSLLGLAKCSSMRLENGDTMAKEDSMIRVDRVWKSDLTGDNLQLGREEKSTDMTDRISGYSIQVTSAQVAGDSSAPLTENSHRRTSAEVTTGHVAIPSTHGDAGIDDHKLKGRTDIAPSAKGEYAAKPILPPIGVPTNGTKVDRYHEGAAGPSKIEKEEGELSPNGDFEEDNFAVYENTGVQLMPKGKDLNESRQQKPAKEEELCCQDTGGIDADADDEDSENASEAGDDVSGSESADDECSGEEHGEEEDVEHDEVDGKAESEGEAEGMADTQFVGGDSTSLPSERFLLSVKPIAKHVPSGLINEERKDSRVLYGNDDFYVLFRLHQILYERILSAKTNSTGVEMKWRNSKDADSPDLYARFMSLLYNLLDGSADNAKFEDGCRAILGNQSYVLFTLDKLIYKLVKQLQTVATDEMDNKLLQLREYEKSRQPGKMIDSVYYENARSLLQEENILRLECSAAPSRLSIQLMDNVIEKPEVLAVSMDPDFGAYLHNDFLSVFPGKKEPHGIIMRRNIRKYVGFDEYSAMCMAMEGAKIFNGLECKIACSSYKISYVLDTEDFFFRLKRRRRNSSRDGSFYRDQTQSRMQHLFKFLSVS; encoded by the exons ATGAAGAGAATGAGAGATGATGTTTACGCCGGGTCTCAATTTAAGCGGCCGTTTGTCTCTTCTCGAGGAGAATC AAGCTATGGGCAAACTCAAATTCCCGGGGGAGGAGGAGGAATAGGTGGAGGGACGGGAGGAGGTGGAGGCGACCCATCTCAGAAACTCACTACAAATGATGCTCTAACATAtctaaaggaagtaaaggacATGTTTCAAGACCAGAGGGAAAAGTATGACATGTTTTTGGAGGTGATGAAAGATTTCAAGGCTCAAAG AACTGATACTACTGGTGTGATTGCAAGAGTGAAGGAATTATTCAAGGGGCATAACAACCTAATTTTTGGATTTAACACTTTCTTGCCAAGGGGGTATGAAATAACCCTTGATGAAGATGGGgctcctccaaagaaaactGTTGAGTTTGAAGAAGCTATCAGCTTTGTTAATAAGATAAAG AAACGTTTCCAAAGCGATGACCATGTTTACAAATCATTCCTAGACATTTTAAATATGTATCGGAAGGAGCATAAGGACATAAGTGAGGTCTACATTgag GTTGCTGCTCTGTTTGAGGACCATCCAGATTTACTTGAAGAGTTTAGAAGATTCTTACCTGATTCTTCTGCAACGCATATGAGTCATATTCCATATGTTCGAAGTTCTATCCAGCGCTACAATGAACCGAGCTTTGCTACACCCTCTTTGCACCATGTGCATATGGACAAG CTTCGTCGGCGGGATAGGATTAGTATTTCCCATGCTGACCGTGATCTTAGTGTTGATCGCCCTGAGCAGGATGAGGACAAAGCAATGTTGAAAGTGCACAAAGAACAGAAAAAGCGTGCTGAAAAAGAGAGTAGGTATCGGAGAAATTGTGATCAGAATGATAGAGAAGCAGAGAACAATAGGGACTTGGAACACATTGCTGACAGAAAGAAATCTGCCCGGAAGATTGAAGGTTATGGACCAAATTCAAACTTTCCTTCTTTTGATGAAAGAGATACTTCAAAGA ATATGTACAGCCAGGCATTTGTATTCTGTGAGAAAGTTAAGGAGAGGTTACACAGTTTGGATGACTACCAAGCATTCCTGAGATGCCTCAGTATTTATAGCAAAGGAATTATTAAAAGGAATGATTTGCTAAATTTG GTGACTGATTTACTTGGAAAGTATCCTGATCTTATGGAAGAGTTCAATGACTTCCTGGAGCGTTGTGAGAATCTAG ATGGTTTCCTTGCTGGCGTTATGTGTAAAA AATTACTGTGTACTGATGGACATGCATCGAGATCATTGAGGGCTGATGAAAAAGACAAAGAGCACAAGCGTGAACCGGAAAATGCTAAAGAAAAGGATAGAGGCAGAGAGAAATATATGGCAAAATCAGTTCAAGAGCTTGACCTTTCTAATTGTGAACGCTGTACTCCAAGTTACCGGCTTCTGCCAGTGGAT TATCCAATAGCCATGGCTAGCCAGAGATCTGAGCTTGGTGCTCAAGTGTTGAATGACCACTGGGTTTCGGTGACTTCCGGAAGTGAGGATTACTCTTTTAAACACATGCGCAGAAATCAGTATGAGGAAAGCTTATTTATATGTGAAGATGATAG GTTTGAGCTGGACATGCTGTTAGAGTCTGTGAGCTCTACTGCCAAGTGTGCCGAGGAATTGTTGAACAAGATGAATGGAAATTACCTTATTCTGGACTCCCCAATCCGGATGGAGGACTACTTTACTG CTTTAAATCTTAGGTGCATCGAACGTTTATATGGTGACCATGGTCTTGATGTGATGGACATATTGCGGAAGAACCCAACTCTTGCCCTGCCTGTTATTTTAACTCGTCTGAAGCAAAAGCAAGACGAATGGACGAGGTGTCGCTCAGATTTTAATAAGGTCTGGGCTGACATATACGCTAAAAACCATTACAAATCACTTGATCATCGCAGCTTCTATTTCAAGCAACAGGATTCAAAGTACTTGAATGGGAAAT CTCTGGTGACTGAGATCAAGGAGTTGAAAGAGAAGCTACAGAAAGAGGATGATGTTATTCTTGCTTTTGCTGCTGGAAATAAACAACATTTGGTTCCACATTTTGAATATGAATACTCTGATGTCAGCATTCATGAAGATTTGTATAAACTTGTTCAATATTCATGTAAAGAGGTTTGCTCAACTAAAGAACAATTGAACAAAGTTATGAGGTTTTGGACTACCTTCTTGGAGCCCATGCTGGGTGTTCCTTCACGGCCTTTTGAGACAGCCAGTTCTGTTGATGTTGGACAAGCTAGCAATACTGCTACAAATGTTACCGCATCTAGCACAGAAGAAGGTGATGGTAGTCCTGCTCCAGATGCGTTGACAAGTAGTTCCATAAAACCAGCCACTCATGTGGATGAAAGCTCTTTATTAGGACTAGCAAAATGTTCCAGCATGAGGTTGGAAAATGGAGATACTATGGCTAAAGAAGATAGTATGATTCGTGTAGATCGTGTATGGAAAAGTGATCTGACAGGTGATAATCTACAGCTtggaagagaggagaagagtaCTGATATGACTGACAGAATTTCTGGATATAGCATACAAGTTACCTCTGCTCAAGTAGCTGGAGATTCCAGTGCGCCACTGACAGAAAACAGCCATCGAAGAACCAGTGCCGAAGTGACAACAG GGCATGTTGCGATCCCATCTACACATGGTGATGCTGGCATTGATGACCACAAGCTAAAAGGTAGAACAGATATTGCACCTTCAGCAAAG GGTGAATATGCTGCAAAACCAATTTTACCTCCAATTGGAGTGCCTACAAATGGCACTAAAGTTGATAGATATCACGAAGGTGCTGCTGGGCCCtccaaaattgaaaaagaagagGGTGAGTTATCACCTAATGGTGATTTTGAGGAGGACAATTTCGCTGTCTATGAAAATACTGGTGTACAGTTAATGCCCAAAGGAAAGGACCTTAATGAAAGTAGGCAACAAAAACCGGCAAAGGAGGAGGAATTATGTTGTCAGGATACTGGAGGAATCGATGCAGATGCTGATGATGAGGACAGTGAAAATGCTTCTGAGGCTGGTGATGATGTTTCAGGCAGTGAATCTGCTGATGATGAGTGCTCTGGAGAAGAGCATGGAGAGGAGGAAGATGTTGAACATGATGAAGTAGATGGTAAGGCTGAGAGTGAAGGTGAAGCTGAGGGCATGGCTGATACACAGTTTGTTGGAGGAGATAGCACATCATTGCCATCAGAACGTTTTCTTTTGTCGGTGAAGCCTATTGCAAAGCATGTGCCATCAGGTTTAATTAATGAAGAACGGAAGGATTCTCGGGTTCTTTATGGAAATGATGATTTCTACGTCCTCTTCAGGCTTCACCAA ATTTTATATGAAAGAATTTTGTCAGCAAAAACAAATTCAACAGGTGTCGAAATGAAATGGAGAAACTCAAAAGATGCTGATTCTCCTGATCTGTATGCAAG ATTTATGAGCCTGCTATACAATTTGCTTGATGGCTCTGCTGACAATGCAAAGTTTGAGGATGGATGCAGAGCTATTCTAGGAAACCAGTCTTATGTGTTATTCACACTGGACAAGTTAATATATAAATTGGTCAAGCAG CTTCAAACTGTTGCAACCGATGAGATGGACAATAAGCTTCTTCAGCTGCGTGAGTATGAGAAATCCCGACAACCTGGGAAGATGATTGATTCAGTGTATTATGAGAATGCACGTTCCCTCCTTCAAGAGGAGAATATATTGCGACTAGAATGT TCAGCTGCCCCATCCCGTTTATCCATCCAGTTGATGGACAATGTAATTGAGAAGCCTGAGGTGTTGGCTGTTTCCATGGATCCTGATTTTGGGGCTTATCTGCACAACGATTTTCTGTCTGTATTTCCCGGCAAAAAGGAGCCACATGGCATTATAATGCGAAG AAACATTCGCAAATATGTTGGCTTTGATGAATATTCTGCTATGTGCATGGCCATGGAAGGTGCTAAAATTTTCAATGGCCTTGAGTGTAAGATAGCTTGCAGCTCATACAAG ATCTCATATGTTTTGGACACAGAAGATTTTTTCTTTCgtttgaaaagaagaagaagaaattcgtCAAGGGACGGATCTTTCTATCGTGATCAAACTCAGTCTAGAATGCAACACTTGTTCAAATTCTTATCGGTCTCGTGA
- the LOC120009266 gene encoding paired amphipathic helix protein Sin3-like 2 isoform X3: MKRMRDDVYAGSQFKRPFVSSRGESSYGQTQIPGGGGGIGGGTGGGGGDPSQKLTTNDALTYLKEVKDMFQDQREKYDMFLEVMKDFKAQRTDTTGVIARVKELFKGHNNLIFGFNTFLPRGYEITLDEDGAPPKKTVEFEEAISFVNKIKKRFQSDDHVYKSFLDILNMYRKEHKDISEVYIEVAALFEDHPDLLEEFRRFLPDSSATHMSHIPYVRSSIQRYNEPSFATPSLHHVHMDKLRRRDRISISHADRDLSVDRPEQDEDKAMLKVHKEQKKRAEKESRYRRNCDQNDREAENNRDLEHIADRKKSARKIEDMYSQAFVFCEKVKERLHSLDDYQAFLRCLSIYSKGIIKRNDLLNLVTDLLGKYPDLMEEFNDFLERCENLDGFLAGVMCKKLLCTDGHASRSLRADEKDKEHKREPENAKEKDRGREKYMAKSVQELDLSNCERCTPSYRLLPVDYPIAMASQRSELGAQVLNDHWVSVTSGSEDYSFKHMRRNQYEESLFICEDDRFELDMLLESVSSTAKCAEELLNKMNGNYLILDSPIRMEDYFTALNLRCIERLYGDHGLDVMDILRKNPTLALPVILTRLKQKQDEWTRCRSDFNKVWADIYAKNHYKSLDHRSFYFKQQDSKYLNGKSLVTEIKELKEKLQKEDDVILAFAAGNKQHLVPHFEYEYSDVSIHEDLYKLVQYSCKEVCSTKEQLNKVMRFWTTFLEPMLGVPSRPFETASSVDVGQASNTATNVTASSTEEGDGSPAPDALTSSSIKPATHVDESSLLGLAKCSSMRLENGDTMAKEDSMIRVDRVWKSDLTGDNLQLGREEKSTDMTDRISGYSIQVTSAQVAGDSSAPLTENSHRRTSAEVTTGHVAIPSTHGDAGIDDHKLKGRTDIAPSAKGEYAAKPILPPIGVPTNGTKVDRYHEGAAGPSKIEKEEGELSPNGDFEEDNFAVYENTGVQLMPKGKDLNESRQQKPAKEEELCCQDTGGIDADADDEDSENASEAGDDVSGSESADDECSGEEHGEEEDVEHDEVDGKAESEGEAEGMADTQFVGGDSTSLPSERFLLSVKPIAKHVPSGLINEERKDSRVLYGNDDFYVLFRLHQILYERILSAKTNSTGVEMKWRNSKDADSPDLYARFMSLLYNLLDGSADNAKFEDGCRAILGNQSYVLFTLDKLIYKLVKQLQTVATDEMDNKLLQLREYEKSRQPGKMIDSVYYENARSLLQEENILRLECSAAPSRLSIQLMDNVIEKPEVLAVSMDPDFGAYLHNDFLSVFPGKKEPHGIIMRRNIRKYVGFDEYSAMCMAMEGAKIFNGLECKIACSSYKISYVLDTEDFFFRLKRRRRNSSRDGSFYRDQTQSRMQHLFKFLSVS, from the exons ATGAAGAGAATGAGAGATGATGTTTACGCCGGGTCTCAATTTAAGCGGCCGTTTGTCTCTTCTCGAGGAGAATC AAGCTATGGGCAAACTCAAATTCCCGGGGGAGGAGGAGGAATAGGTGGAGGGACGGGAGGAGGTGGAGGCGACCCATCTCAGAAACTCACTACAAATGATGCTCTAACATAtctaaaggaagtaaaggacATGTTTCAAGACCAGAGGGAAAAGTATGACATGTTTTTGGAGGTGATGAAAGATTTCAAGGCTCAAAG AACTGATACTACTGGTGTGATTGCAAGAGTGAAGGAATTATTCAAGGGGCATAACAACCTAATTTTTGGATTTAACACTTTCTTGCCAAGGGGGTATGAAATAACCCTTGATGAAGATGGGgctcctccaaagaaaactGTTGAGTTTGAAGAAGCTATCAGCTTTGTTAATAAGATAAAG AAACGTTTCCAAAGCGATGACCATGTTTACAAATCATTCCTAGACATTTTAAATATGTATCGGAAGGAGCATAAGGACATAAGTGAGGTCTACATTgag GTTGCTGCTCTGTTTGAGGACCATCCAGATTTACTTGAAGAGTTTAGAAGATTCTTACCTGATTCTTCTGCAACGCATATGAGTCATATTCCATATGTTCGAAGTTCTATCCAGCGCTACAATGAACCGAGCTTTGCTACACCCTCTTTGCACCATGTGCATATGGACAAG CTTCGTCGGCGGGATAGGATTAGTATTTCCCATGCTGACCGTGATCTTAGTGTTGATCGCCCTGAGCAGGATGAGGACAAAGCAATGTTGAAAGTGCACAAAGAACAGAAAAAGCGTGCTGAAAAAGAGAGTAGGTATCGGAGAAATTGTGATCAGAATGATAGAGAAGCAGAGAACAATAGGGACTTGGAACACATTGCTGACAGAAAGAAATCTGCCCGGAAGATTGAAG ATATGTACAGCCAGGCATTTGTATTCTGTGAGAAAGTTAAGGAGAGGTTACACAGTTTGGATGACTACCAAGCATTCCTGAGATGCCTCAGTATTTATAGCAAAGGAATTATTAAAAGGAATGATTTGCTAAATTTG GTGACTGATTTACTTGGAAAGTATCCTGATCTTATGGAAGAGTTCAATGACTTCCTGGAGCGTTGTGAGAATCTAG ATGGTTTCCTTGCTGGCGTTATGTGTAAAA AATTACTGTGTACTGATGGACATGCATCGAGATCATTGAGGGCTGATGAAAAAGACAAAGAGCACAAGCGTGAACCGGAAAATGCTAAAGAAAAGGATAGAGGCAGAGAGAAATATATGGCAAAATCAGTTCAAGAGCTTGACCTTTCTAATTGTGAACGCTGTACTCCAAGTTACCGGCTTCTGCCAGTGGAT TATCCAATAGCCATGGCTAGCCAGAGATCTGAGCTTGGTGCTCAAGTGTTGAATGACCACTGGGTTTCGGTGACTTCCGGAAGTGAGGATTACTCTTTTAAACACATGCGCAGAAATCAGTATGAGGAAAGCTTATTTATATGTGAAGATGATAG GTTTGAGCTGGACATGCTGTTAGAGTCTGTGAGCTCTACTGCCAAGTGTGCCGAGGAATTGTTGAACAAGATGAATGGAAATTACCTTATTCTGGACTCCCCAATCCGGATGGAGGACTACTTTACTG CTTTAAATCTTAGGTGCATCGAACGTTTATATGGTGACCATGGTCTTGATGTGATGGACATATTGCGGAAGAACCCAACTCTTGCCCTGCCTGTTATTTTAACTCGTCTGAAGCAAAAGCAAGACGAATGGACGAGGTGTCGCTCAGATTTTAATAAGGTCTGGGCTGACATATACGCTAAAAACCATTACAAATCACTTGATCATCGCAGCTTCTATTTCAAGCAACAGGATTCAAAGTACTTGAATGGGAAAT CTCTGGTGACTGAGATCAAGGAGTTGAAAGAGAAGCTACAGAAAGAGGATGATGTTATTCTTGCTTTTGCTGCTGGAAATAAACAACATTTGGTTCCACATTTTGAATATGAATACTCTGATGTCAGCATTCATGAAGATTTGTATAAACTTGTTCAATATTCATGTAAAGAGGTTTGCTCAACTAAAGAACAATTGAACAAAGTTATGAGGTTTTGGACTACCTTCTTGGAGCCCATGCTGGGTGTTCCTTCACGGCCTTTTGAGACAGCCAGTTCTGTTGATGTTGGACAAGCTAGCAATACTGCTACAAATGTTACCGCATCTAGCACAGAAGAAGGTGATGGTAGTCCTGCTCCAGATGCGTTGACAAGTAGTTCCATAAAACCAGCCACTCATGTGGATGAAAGCTCTTTATTAGGACTAGCAAAATGTTCCAGCATGAGGTTGGAAAATGGAGATACTATGGCTAAAGAAGATAGTATGATTCGTGTAGATCGTGTATGGAAAAGTGATCTGACAGGTGATAATCTACAGCTtggaagagaggagaagagtaCTGATATGACTGACAGAATTTCTGGATATAGCATACAAGTTACCTCTGCTCAAGTAGCTGGAGATTCCAGTGCGCCACTGACAGAAAACAGCCATCGAAGAACCAGTGCCGAAGTGACAACAG GGCATGTTGCGATCCCATCTACACATGGTGATGCTGGCATTGATGACCACAAGCTAAAAGGTAGAACAGATATTGCACCTTCAGCAAAG GGTGAATATGCTGCAAAACCAATTTTACCTCCAATTGGAGTGCCTACAAATGGCACTAAAGTTGATAGATATCACGAAGGTGCTGCTGGGCCCtccaaaattgaaaaagaagagGGTGAGTTATCACCTAATGGTGATTTTGAGGAGGACAATTTCGCTGTCTATGAAAATACTGGTGTACAGTTAATGCCCAAAGGAAAGGACCTTAATGAAAGTAGGCAACAAAAACCGGCAAAGGAGGAGGAATTATGTTGTCAGGATACTGGAGGAATCGATGCAGATGCTGATGATGAGGACAGTGAAAATGCTTCTGAGGCTGGTGATGATGTTTCAGGCAGTGAATCTGCTGATGATGAGTGCTCTGGAGAAGAGCATGGAGAGGAGGAAGATGTTGAACATGATGAAGTAGATGGTAAGGCTGAGAGTGAAGGTGAAGCTGAGGGCATGGCTGATACACAGTTTGTTGGAGGAGATAGCACATCATTGCCATCAGAACGTTTTCTTTTGTCGGTGAAGCCTATTGCAAAGCATGTGCCATCAGGTTTAATTAATGAAGAACGGAAGGATTCTCGGGTTCTTTATGGAAATGATGATTTCTACGTCCTCTTCAGGCTTCACCAA ATTTTATATGAAAGAATTTTGTCAGCAAAAACAAATTCAACAGGTGTCGAAATGAAATGGAGAAACTCAAAAGATGCTGATTCTCCTGATCTGTATGCAAG ATTTATGAGCCTGCTATACAATTTGCTTGATGGCTCTGCTGACAATGCAAAGTTTGAGGATGGATGCAGAGCTATTCTAGGAAACCAGTCTTATGTGTTATTCACACTGGACAAGTTAATATATAAATTGGTCAAGCAG CTTCAAACTGTTGCAACCGATGAGATGGACAATAAGCTTCTTCAGCTGCGTGAGTATGAGAAATCCCGACAACCTGGGAAGATGATTGATTCAGTGTATTATGAGAATGCACGTTCCCTCCTTCAAGAGGAGAATATATTGCGACTAGAATGT TCAGCTGCCCCATCCCGTTTATCCATCCAGTTGATGGACAATGTAATTGAGAAGCCTGAGGTGTTGGCTGTTTCCATGGATCCTGATTTTGGGGCTTATCTGCACAACGATTTTCTGTCTGTATTTCCCGGCAAAAAGGAGCCACATGGCATTATAATGCGAAG AAACATTCGCAAATATGTTGGCTTTGATGAATATTCTGCTATGTGCATGGCCATGGAAGGTGCTAAAATTTTCAATGGCCTTGAGTGTAAGATAGCTTGCAGCTCATACAAG ATCTCATATGTTTTGGACACAGAAGATTTTTTCTTTCgtttgaaaagaagaagaagaaattcgtCAAGGGACGGATCTTTCTATCGTGATCAAACTCAGTCTAGAATGCAACACTTGTTCAAATTCTTATCGGTCTCGTGA